A portion of the Sphingobacterium spiritivorum genome contains these proteins:
- the rsfS gene encoding ribosome silencing factor, with product MVKNKNAGLSSKLAEIAVHGMQEKKGNEIVRLDLRNINSSVSDYFVICHADSTTQVNAIAKSVEEEIFKALGQDPWHKEGHGNGEWILIDFVDVVVHIFKTEKRSHYGIEDLWGDADVKTYQSA from the coding sequence ATGGTTAAAAATAAAAACGCAGGATTATCTTCAAAGCTGGCCGAGATTGCTGTTCATGGAATGCAGGAGAAAAAAGGAAATGAAATAGTGCGGCTTGATTTGAGAAATATTAACAGTTCCGTCTCCGATTATTTTGTAATTTGCCATGCAGACTCAACTACGCAGGTCAATGCGATCGCTAAAAGTGTAGAAGAAGAGATTTTCAAAGCGCTGGGTCAGGATCCCTGGCATAAGGAAGGTCATGGAAACGGAGAATGGATTCTGATTGACTTTGTAGATGTCGTCGTGCATATCTTCAAAACAGAAAAAAGAAGCCATTATGGCATAGAAGATTTATGGGGAGATGCTGATGTCAAGACTTATCAGAGTGCTTAA
- a CDS encoding rhomboid family intramembrane serine protease, with the protein MENINYFIQSPVSSVIFILTIGLSLYLFSNQHLFGKLMLHPYSVYRKHRIYTIFTSGLIHKDWGHLLFNMITFYYFGFGLESIFAGISVWGHFLFAVLYLLSLVLSDIPTILQQKNNPGYYSLGASGAISAVLFGYILFDPQAELGIFFVIPMKAYLFAVLFMGYSYWASRKANDGINHSAHLFGALAGLLLTVLFFPDVIQHFMSQF; encoded by the coding sequence ATGGAAAACATCAACTATTTTATACAATCACCCGTATCCAGTGTAATTTTTATACTTACTATCGGACTTAGCCTTTACCTGTTTTCTAATCAACATCTTTTTGGTAAACTGATGTTGCATCCTTACAGTGTATACCGTAAGCATCGAATTTATACAATCTTTACGAGCGGACTTATCCACAAAGACTGGGGGCACCTGCTCTTCAATATGATTACCTTCTATTATTTTGGATTCGGACTTGAGTCCATTTTTGCCGGAATCAGTGTATGGGGGCATTTTTTGTTCGCAGTACTTTACCTTTTAAGTCTAGTCCTGAGTGATATACCGACGATTTTACAACAAAAGAACAATCCCGGATATTATAGTCTGGGCGCATCCGGAGCAATAAGCGCTGTCTTATTTGGTTACATTCTGTTTGACCCTCAGGCAGAACTGGGTATATTTTTTGTTATTCCCATGAAAGCTTATTTGTTTGCCGTACTGTTTATGGGCTATAGTTACTGGGCGTCCAGAAAAGCAAATGACGGGATTAATCATAGTGCCCACCTGTTTGGTGCCCTTGCAGGACTGTTGCTGACTGTTTTGTTCTTCCCGGATGTTATACAACACTTTATGAGTCAGTTTTGA
- the ftsH gene encoding ATP-dependent zinc metalloprotease FtsH encodes MNKIPSKKVTPMPPKFNMMWLWIAMILGFFGLQYFLNGETAKQTTYSEFESKMLNTGDVEKLVAYKKNDLVQVEVYIKPNKLKEDSKYKDVAPTPNALKLGNSPGPQYTFTDGSFDALEKKLEASQANVDASQRIRVIPEDRSNPWTGWFVTFMLPLLIIVVIWLFLMRRMNGGAGGAGGAIFNIGKSKAQLFDKESQVNITFNDVAGLEEAKQEVMEIVDFLKNPKKYTNLGGKIPKGALLVGPPGTGKTLLAKAVAGEAQVPFFSLSGSDFVEMFVGVGASRVRDLFKQAKEKAPCIIFIDEIDAIGRARGKNSIMGGNDERENTLNQLLVEMDGFGTNLGVIILAATNRIDVLDTALLRPGRFDRQISIDKPDLIGREQIFNVHLKPLKLSASVDAKKLSAQTPGFAGAEIANVCNEAALIAARKDKKEIDMQDFQDAIDRVIGGLEKKNKIISPEEKKIVAYHEAGHAIAGWFLEHADPLVKVSIVPRGVAALGYAQYLPKEQFLYTTEQLLDSMCMTMGGRVAEDITFGRISTGAQNDLERITKLAYAMTAVYGMNHKVGNISFRDSSGESQFQKPYSDQTAELIDEEVRTLISAVYERTRELLLENQEGLIKIAEKLLEKEILFQSDLEEILGKRPFVNRTTYDEFVNGKSSGVPQTQLPIPPIPEESAEGIAEQKNQDSSNS; translated from the coding sequence ATGAATAAAATACCCAGTAAAAAAGTAACACCCATGCCACCGAAGTTCAATATGATGTGGTTGTGGATCGCTATGATTTTGGGATTTTTTGGATTGCAGTATTTTTTAAACGGAGAGACAGCAAAGCAAACTACCTATAGCGAGTTCGAGTCGAAGATGCTCAATACGGGAGACGTGGAGAAACTCGTTGCCTATAAGAAAAATGATTTAGTTCAGGTCGAAGTATATATTAAACCCAATAAACTAAAAGAAGATAGTAAATATAAAGATGTGGCGCCAACACCGAATGCCCTTAAATTAGGGAATTCTCCGGGTCCTCAGTATACTTTTACAGATGGTTCCTTTGATGCTTTAGAGAAGAAACTAGAAGCTTCTCAGGCTAATGTTGATGCGTCACAACGGATTCGCGTTATCCCTGAAGATCGTTCCAATCCATGGACGGGTTGGTTCGTGACTTTTATGCTTCCTTTGCTTATTATTGTCGTGATCTGGTTGTTCCTGATGCGCAGAATGAATGGCGGAGCTGGCGGTGCGGGTGGTGCTATTTTTAACATCGGTAAATCTAAAGCGCAATTATTCGATAAGGAATCTCAGGTTAATATCACCTTCAATGATGTTGCCGGATTAGAAGAAGCCAAGCAAGAGGTGATGGAAATTGTAGATTTCCTGAAAAACCCTAAGAAATACACGAATTTGGGAGGTAAAATTCCTAAAGGAGCTCTTTTGGTAGGCCCTCCGGGTACAGGTAAGACCTTACTTGCGAAAGCTGTCGCAGGAGAAGCACAGGTTCCTTTCTTTTCACTTTCGGGATCAGATTTTGTGGAGATGTTTGTCGGCGTGGGTGCATCCCGTGTTCGTGACCTCTTCAAACAGGCGAAAGAAAAGGCTCCTTGTATTATTTTTATTGATGAGATCGATGCTATTGGTCGTGCCCGCGGAAAAAATTCTATCATGGGCGGTAATGATGAGCGTGAGAACACGTTGAATCAGTTGTTAGTGGAAATGGACGGTTTCGGAACAAATCTGGGCGTTATTATTCTTGCTGCAACTAACCGTATTGATGTATTAGATACTGCATTGTTGCGTCCGGGACGTTTTGACCGTCAGATTTCAATTGATAAGCCGGATTTAATAGGTAGAGAGCAGATTTTCAATGTTCACCTGAAACCATTAAAACTTTCCGCTTCTGTTGATGCCAAAAAATTATCTGCACAGACACCGGGATTTGCCGGTGCCGAAATTGCAAATGTGTGTAATGAGGCGGCTTTGATCGCAGCTCGTAAGGATAAGAAAGAAATCGATATGCAGGACTTTCAGGATGCGATAGACCGCGTGATCGGAGGCCTTGAAAAGAAAAATAAAATTATCTCTCCGGAGGAGAAAAAAATTGTGGCTTATCACGAAGCCGGACATGCTATTGCAGGTTGGTTTCTGGAGCACGCTGATCCTTTGGTTAAAGTTTCTATTGTTCCACGTGGAGTCGCTGCCCTGGGTTATGCGCAGTACCTGCCTAAAGAACAATTCCTGTATACTACAGAGCAATTGCTGGATAGTATGTGTATGACTATGGGCGGACGTGTAGCCGAAGACATCACATTTGGACGTATTTCTACCGGAGCTCAGAATGACCTGGAACGTATTACAAAGCTGGCATATGCTATGACTGCTGTCTATGGTATGAACCATAAAGTGGGTAATATATCTTTCAGAGACAGTTCAGGAGAATCTCAATTCCAGAAGCCATATTCTGATCAGACAGCAGAACTTATTGATGAAGAAGTAAGAACGTTGATTTCTGCAGTGTATGAGCGTACAAGAGAGCTATTGCTGGAAAATCAGGAAGGATTGATCAAGATTGCAGAAAAACTTCTTGAGAAAGAAATCTTATTCCAGTCTGATCTCGAAGAGATTCTGGGTAAACGCCCTTTCGTAAACAGAACAACTTATGACGAATTTGTAAATGGTAAGTCTTCCGGTGTTCCGCAGACACAGTTGCCGATTCCTCCTATACCGGAAGAGTCTGCAGAAGGAATTGCTGAACAAAAAAACCAGGATTCCTCTAATTCGTAA
- a CDS encoding lactate utilization protein C: MNIKNTTAKEKMLKKIRQALLQKRENPHPDFEDSPLYKDEEESLDVTFAREFTAISGKFVYCDGEINLIENLIAFAEQQNVTRIYGWEESIKQLLGQYGFPLMKDDQNFEQAQVGITACEALIARNGSIMISNANAGGRRLSIYPPVHIVIAKASQLVMDVKHALNGIKQKYGDRLPTMITTITGPSRTADIEKMLVLGAHGPKELYVFMLEDRF; this comes from the coding sequence ATGAACATCAAGAATACGACCGCAAAAGAAAAGATGCTGAAAAAAATTCGGCAGGCTCTTTTACAGAAAAGAGAAAATCCGCATCCGGATTTTGAAGACTCCCCTTTGTATAAAGATGAGGAGGAATCATTGGATGTAACCTTTGCGCGCGAATTCACTGCCATATCAGGCAAATTTGTTTATTGCGACGGAGAGATTAACCTGATTGAAAATCTGATTGCCTTTGCTGAACAGCAGAATGTAACACGAATCTACGGCTGGGAAGAGAGTATCAAACAGCTTTTGGGGCAATATGGCTTCCCGTTAATGAAAGATGATCAGAATTTTGAACAGGCACAGGTCGGCATTACAGCGTGCGAAGCTTTAATTGCAAGGAATGGAAGTATTATGATTTCCAATGCAAATGCAGGAGGACGCCGGTTAAGCATTTATCCGCCTGTACATATTGTGATTGCCAAAGCCTCTCAATTGGTGATGGATGTAAAGCATGCGCTTAATGGAATAAAGCAAAAATACGGAGATCGTCTCCCGACAATGATTACCACTATTACAGGCCCAAGCCGTACAGCAGATATAGAGAAGATGCTGGTGCTGGGTGCACATGGTCCAAAGGAATTATATGTATTCATGCTGGAGGACAGATTTTAG